A single Elaeis guineensis isolate ETL-2024a chromosome 15, EG11, whole genome shotgun sequence DNA region contains:
- the LOC105058718 gene encoding uncharacterized protein — MATLAPGILLKLLDAMNTGNVAKPTSEHRNALLQVTDIVPADLDEKDLWPRHGFYIKVSDSSHSIYVSLPFDQDDLVLSNKLQLGQFIYAIRLEPGSPVPVIMGVKPLPGRHPLVGTPQPIIPFKGNHHRRGSWGPDQNRTDGVPSPKVIKPIALVFDEKTPIKNRARSIQASPLVSWRVGKKGSSGMTPRSSVSGALLSKMADSNETNSASLRKSCAISKSSRSTKTLCERDPKIPKSPFPTEKNVTTFTTRLRSAARAEDFSSASDEQEEDNSVTSNQLYSHYGSSATSKQSSGNRMSLPGKLSILGKEAIQHKEAAQKVALQALRDASATETIVRIIKMFSDLSTAARPEAPAACFDQFLSFHQEFVQAMSDLETIQAATSISATTEEPTEGKPSEKDEQSVLQERIHSSINKHGQANMKSKRRAAVSSSVSFGPEKSELKASLGEHRRSSANQKTSSDRKGVDDIDNDENKAPSSSLGSSIKLAKKIRNEAALWFMEFLEAALESGLKKTKGSMGVDGRKSGCCRQSLILRVINWVEVEQSDSSKRPVHPRVAQIARKLRIKAKNP, encoded by the exons ATGGCGACGCTGGCACCAGGGATTCTATTGAAGCTCCTTGATGCCATGAACACCGGAAATGTCGCCAAACCAACCAGTGAGCATCGAAATGCTCTCTTGCAGGTGACCGACATCGTCCCGGCGGACCTCGATGAGAAGGATCTCTGGCCAAGGCACGGATTCTACATCAAAGTATCAGATTCCTCCCACTCGATCTATGTCAGCCTGCCATTCGATCAAGATGACCTTGTGCTCAGCAACAAGCTGCAGCTTGGCCAGTTCATCTACGCCATCAGGTTAGAGCCTGGATCACCAGTTCCAGTCATCATGGGGGTGAAGCCACTCCCCGGAAGACACCCTTTGGTGGGCACACCACAACCCATCATCCCATTCAAAGGGAACCACCACCGAAGAGGCTCATGGGGGCCGGACCAGAACCGGACCGACGGTGTTCCCTCACCGAAGGTCATCAAGCCGATCGCACTGGTATTCGATGAGAAAACCCCGATTAAGAATCGAGCACGAAGTATTCAAGCTTCGCCGCTGGTTAGTTGGAGAGTGGGGAAGAAAGGAAGCTCAGGGATGACCCCAAGATCGTCGGTAAGTGGAGCACTTTTGTCCAAGATGGCGGACTCAAACGAAACAAACTCAGCTTCACTAAGGAAAAGCTGCGCCATCTCCAAGTCCTCGAGGAGCACGAAGACCCTGTGCGAGCGCGATCCTAAAATCCCAAAGAGTCCCTTCCCCACT GAGAAGAATGTAACAACTTTCACTACTAGATTGAGAAGCGCTGCTAGAGCTGAAGATTTCTCTTCAGCATCTGATGAGCAAGAAGAAGACAATTCAGTGACATCTAACCAGTTATACTCCCATTATGGAAGTAGTGCCACTTCCAAGCAAAGCTCGGGAAATCGCATGTCATTGCCTGGAAAGCTCAGCATACTAGGAAAG GAGGCGATTCAGCATAAAGAAGCGGCTCAGAAGGTAGCTCTTCAAGCGCTGCGAGATGCTTCTGCCACAGAAACTATAGTTCGGATCATCAA GATGTTCTCAGACTTGAGCACTGCTGCGAGACCAGAAGCTCCAGCTGCTTGCTTCGATCAGTTCCTAAGTTTTCATCAAGAGTTTGTGCAGGCAATGAGTGACTTGGAGACAATTCAAGCAGCTACTTCAATTAGCGCCACAACTGAGGAGCCGACAGAAGGGAAACCAAGCGAGAAGGATGAGCAATCCGTCCTGCAAGAGAGAATACATAGTTCGATCAACAAACATGGGCAGGCAAATATGAAATCCAAGAGAAGAGCAGCTGTTTCCAGTTCAGTTTCATTTGGCCCTGAAAAAAGTGAATTAAAAGCAAGCCTTGGTGAGCATCGGAGATCGAGTGCGAACCAAAAGACTTCTTCAGATAGGAAAGGAGTGGATGACATTGATAATGATGAGAACAAAGCACCATCTTCTAGCTTGGGTAGCTCGATAAAGTTGGCGAAGAAGATACGAAATGAAGCTGCGCTTTGGTTTATGGAATTCTTGGAAGCGGCATTGGAATCAGGCTTGAAGAAAACAAAAGGTTCTATGGGTGTTGATGGACGGAAGTCAGGATGCTGCCGGCAGTCATTGATACTGAGGGTAATCAACTGGGTAGAGGTGGAGCAGAGTGATAGCAGCAAGAGACCAGTCCATCCTAGAGTAGCACAGATAGCAAGAAAACTAAGGATAAAAGCAAAGAATCCCTAA